Proteins co-encoded in one Nonomuraea helvata genomic window:
- a CDS encoding PP2C family protein-serine/threonine phosphatase, with the protein MSPAMGEEIVDRSEGFGERLLGLLLDRARLMPPQLIAPLIAEEVARVGGSDVSILLQDYAQELLVPLSGRKLHVDRPEPIADSPAGRAFLHAEVVEVAQARGVRMYLPLLDGSDQVGVMALTLDAVTDDDRRLLRRLAGLVADMLVTKNSYTDQFFLARRREPMSVSAEIQWSLLPPLSMSVPQIEVAGMLEPAYRVAGDSFDYALNDNVLHVAVIDAMGHGLDAASMATIAIGAYRHARRVYVSLAETYAFMDDAICRQFGPDHFVTAQLMHVNITTGELELVNAGHPAPLLIRDGRVVQQLESATTLPVGCGGEEPRIAEHLLQQGDRVLCYTDGIIEEHVAGGEPFGEERLIRCVNRLGEEQSEAVRADLRRLSHTLKGERGGHTSDDATLFMIEWHGGAADHLTVLD; encoded by the coding sequence GTGAGCCCGGCCATGGGCGAGGAGATCGTGGACCGATCGGAGGGTTTCGGCGAGCGCCTGCTCGGCCTGCTGCTGGACAGGGCGCGGCTGATGCCACCGCAGCTGATCGCCCCGCTGATCGCGGAGGAAGTGGCCAGGGTCGGTGGCAGTGACGTCTCGATCCTGCTCCAGGACTACGCCCAAGAGCTGCTGGTGCCGCTTTCGGGCAGGAAGCTGCACGTGGACCGGCCCGAGCCGATAGCCGACTCCCCCGCCGGTCGGGCCTTCCTACACGCGGAAGTCGTCGAGGTAGCGCAGGCCCGAGGCGTACGGATGTACCTGCCCCTGCTGGACGGAAGCGATCAGGTGGGTGTGATGGCCCTGACCCTGGACGCCGTCACCGACGACGACCGGCGCCTGCTGCGCCGGCTCGCCGGCCTGGTCGCCGACATGCTGGTCACCAAGAACTCCTACACCGACCAGTTCTTCCTGGCCAGGCGCCGGGAGCCGATGAGCGTGTCCGCGGAGATCCAATGGAGCCTGCTGCCGCCGCTGTCGATGTCCGTGCCGCAGATCGAGGTGGCCGGCATGCTGGAGCCCGCCTACCGCGTCGCCGGTGACAGCTTCGACTACGCCCTGAACGACAACGTCTTGCACGTGGCCGTGATCGACGCGATGGGCCATGGCCTGGATGCCGCCTCGATGGCGACCATCGCCATCGGCGCCTACCGGCATGCCCGGCGCGTGTATGTCAGCCTGGCCGAGACGTACGCATTCATGGACGACGCCATCTGCCGGCAGTTCGGGCCCGACCACTTCGTCACGGCACAGCTGATGCACGTGAACATCACCACCGGTGAGCTGGAGCTGGTCAACGCGGGCCACCCCGCGCCGCTGCTGATCCGCGATGGCCGGGTCGTGCAACAACTGGAGAGCGCGACAACATTGCCCGTCGGCTGCGGCGGTGAGGAGCCCCGGATCGCAGAGCACCTGCTGCAGCAGGGCGATCGGGTGCTGTGCTACACCGACGGCATCATCGAGGAGCACGTCGCCGGTGGCGAGCCGTTCGGTGAGGAACGCCTCATCCGCTGCGTCAACCGTCTGGGGGAAGAGCAGTCAGAGGCGGTGCGGGCGGATCTGCGCCGGCTCTCCCACACGCTGAAGGGGGAACGGGGCGGGCACACCAGCGACGACGCCACTCTTTTCATGATCGAATGGCACGGAGGCGCCGCCGACCACCTCACGGTTCTTGACTGA
- a CDS encoding helix-turn-helix domain-containing protein codes for MPGVLGLPPEGLASSRARGRVGGRPRALDADGIEMARALYELKGQDGKRTYTIQQITDRLGVGHATIYRNLDADAT; via the coding sequence CTGCCGGGCGTACTTGGTCTGCCCCCCGAAGGTCTGGCCTCCTCGCGAGCTCGTGGCCGGGTCGGTGGCCGACCGCGAGCGCTCGACGCCGATGGAATTGAGATGGCCCGAGCGCTGTACGAGCTGAAGGGCCAAGACGGCAAGCGCACGTACACCATCCAGCAGATCACGGACCGACTCGGCGTCGGCCACGCCACCATTTACCGCAACCTCGACGCCGACGCCACGTAA